CACGTGACACTCGAGGCAGTTCATCGAGTCGTGCGTCATGTACGCCGCCTTCGGCTTCTCGCGCTCGGGCTCGTCGAAGTGGCAGTTCGCGCACATGACGCTCGGCTCGGCCGTCAGCAGGGCGTCGACGTTCGACGCATGCGGATTGTGGCACTGGTTGCACGAACCCTCTTCCTCGAGGTTGTGCCGGAAAAGGGCCGTCTCGAATTCCTTCGTGCCGCGGTGGCAGCGCT
This genomic interval from Candidatus Krumholzibacteriia bacterium contains the following:
- a CDS encoding cytochrome c3 family protein translates to RCHRGTKEFETALFRHNLEEEGSCNQCHNPHASNVDALLTAEPSVMCANCHFDEPEREKPKAAYMTHDSMNCLECHVPHGANNANYLISPDGDFCRPCHEQAHAVTHPVGPEVIDARTGEPVTCLSCHQLHGAEFDWYLPLDPARDLCIQCHRR